The proteins below come from a single Chrysoperla carnea chromosome 1, inChrCarn1.1, whole genome shotgun sequence genomic window:
- the LOC123290456 gene encoding mediator of RNA polymerase II transcription subunit 12 isoform X1, with protein MSIMSSLYEKRPLKKPRIGPPDVYPQEPKQKEDELTSLNVKHGFNTMPQLSDEFGTARNCNVTASKVGAYFNAIIAKKEELCTLQDSGRKRQQINTKDHFWPAIVRNKHYIEAWFKDLAGSKPLMTLGKRAPNFNKKEEIFMMLSEYQVPMLRATWFIKLSSAYTIAVSEAKNKKRQLPDPTTEWTGTLIKFLKDQLPKLQDHYHMYNNSLANLDTKNSSTSSTTAPGAAGGQQQNPNGMTPTSTSTTSATSGTTPANSTPTGAGGGNVTNLTTPPMHSPAQPGSTSITSVITQSTESEFKIAHRQWTYCTQLAKYMYEEGLLDRSEFLNLILELLDRMRSQPSDDGILRLILPFTLQYVDEIVQSELLSRRIAYLCAKKLTYLCNSIAESNLTASSVTPGGTNNNTISSSDQKIENMNTNDKDGNSKKDNMNMMVAAGVAPGAGVNSPLQATIQEYLNCPHHKDIILQLSCILQVITLECSTALVWCGVGENRSNSIWHGSPLDCLPAPPSQLPLPSRMATGGLPSSGAYTTELRRRLRQAEDNIRERSKRAEGRWCADKWQCSSSGLTTTRVLAALDALDRHRFDRVDTTNSLDTLYAKIFPAPTTPIKDPTSGSPGANTTTNTSSSSSNENKESRNEYNVNQDEPIIQILCEWAVSNERWGEHRAMAVAWLLDKRQQDVSSPEPDTNASDDKDSVSSLNNQPSGLPIFQNLLMKFLDDDAPILEENGSAQNRAMFTNLVHLFAELIRHDVFSHDAYMCTLISRGDLLSTGAMNGSAGIHRPPSPPPNPGLDDEIFGLDLKSAKLDVSDHDDSKIDDDLDKLLQHIKEDQQNSLDAPDSPKDPDHHHHHSNMMSSTMSSIPMETDHSDLKIRPSRHLLYTTHFPLTQDETYSQHDCNQRHVLLYGVGKVRDEARHTVKKMSKEICKLFSKKFSIDVAEGGKVKKHSRNEFNFELATQKCQNLSYFDQHVVTWQCSLNVIEMLNSFGSGNSNYLPVQEHVAFLFDLMELALNIYGLIDVCISILKELPEVEAQLLLKGSTLARNYTTSLSLYVVGVLRRYHCCLLLSAEQTWLVFDGLCKVVKHVSTPGDCSSAERCVLAHLYDLYSSCHLLKQKPHTEFANANPKIRIALYSALQPSTTNNYVYNAHYMQEFFASPRRGKIETSWARQLAESPNNRYSFVINAIVTVCREQDNERLNDISVQCAEVTACCNSLSAEWVGALMALCYATNNTIYIDLLTQVDVQDLSIHNSLAVFTSILIARHCFSLEDFVKHIALPNLVKVSKEFNEGRGGSDGPGGAGVGGGPGGNVEAGARLTCHLLLRLFKTVECPQPGLYSVSTSPHPLPSGQGGYSIRLSCDRHLLAAAHNNIKVGPVLAVLKAILVVGDATSRERKLGNKRDGSGSSTHVGSSSNSKAPTAVPGELSISHILGTSDILGGGDDGMLDITMVELEATSTRSSQRQSVSSDGTTSLSKFAWHVLREICSQQWVLERCLSQPEELFQSDLLLDSMLTSSQAQRLLHMICYPDMSSSLDELDQKSIITRILENLEQWTLRMSWLDLQLMFKQFNNNTSELNQWLDTVAKAAIDVFQLNSQDSIHNERLTTNANSNAKYDFKGKSGSIWLVAPLVSKLPSAVQGRVLKVAGQVLETNNWPAGKRSSGSSSSSDNKDMSLRGGNRRYQSTSLLSHQPFLSLVLTCLKGQDDQREGLLTSLHSQLSQFLNLSKDERVGTCEIGNRESMLDALQLRFSLVGGMFDTVQRSTATTTDWAVLLVQLISYGVIDLNNNSELFTTVLDMLATLVHSTLVSDSQSEKDESKKHYQNLQKKLKKELGDRNSPSIQYVRQLLQLPKRTCEVIACEPVGCLTDTKGNKITGFDSIDKKQGLRVSDKQRVSPWDLLEGQKSPAPLSWSWFGAVRLERKPLWYEDTHRLLKYHTHSLLRPPSHYLDSVPLPPEDLEPIQEKPLKDYDDINADTPSSLDQSPAALGKVRCKNSQRRSRKPKQMGPCGGQVGPGGVGPGGVNVPGQQNQMGGPNGGGPGGQGQQLQMGQNNVMHPQHPQNMGGMNMGGVQAPSQQGQMGQMGGYGPQMGNVGPQQNFQGNQGPQQWGYNQQQPQQPQQGYYGQQMPGVSRYERPQVNQSKQALTNMLRQRHPLNHFLGGQAGTGQVPPGAGQMPAAYGGMQRQFPRQQMRGPQQQHPGANMQQNQNMFQQQYGNMQQGAMNQNYGGYGNQQVNTTGNNQQGQMMQGGAVGVGPQQNMMGSFPNQQAGFGPQNVGNTAAMMGQRTPTQSDYLNQQQQRMGQPNRPQYLQAPNVTMNTMGGPLGNSQGGPAPPYSRNAGGVGVGGQPTVQPNQQQSQQQFQQQVNQQRIRQQMMAMQQQQQQQQQQQQQQQQQQQQQQQQQQSSVVGQGVQGVQGGGPPSALVAHLQRSMQQQGQQHNPYHQPPQYQ; from the exons atgagtaTCATGTCATCGTTGTATGAGAAGAGGCCTCTGAAGAAGCCTCGAATCGGTCCGCCTGATGTGTATCCACAAGAACCAAAACAGAAGGAGGACGAATTGACcagtttaaatgttaaacatGGATTTAACACAATGCCCCAATTGTCTGATGAATTTGGGACCGCACGTAATTGTAATGTTACAGCTAGCaag gTTGGAGCATATTTCAATGCgataattgcaaaaaaagaagaattatgTACGCTACAAGATTCAGGTCGTAAACGTCAACAGATCAATACaaaagatcatttttggcctgcGATTGTCCGTAATAAACATTACATTGAGGCTTGGTTCAAAGATCTGGCTGGCAGTAAACCATTAATGACGTTGGGCAAGCGTGCCCCCAACTTTAATAAAAAGGAAGAGATATTTATGATGTTGTCTGAGTATCAAGTTCCAATGTTGCGTGCTACATG gtttataaaattaagttcTGCGTACACGATAGCGGTATcagaagcaaaaaataaaaaacgacaaTTACCAGATCCAACAACCGAATGGACTGGAACCCTTATCAAATTCTTAAAAGATCAACTACCAAAGCTACAAGACCATTATCACATGTACAACAATAGTTTAGCTAATCTTGATACCAAGAACAGTTCAACATCGTCTACAACAGCACCTGGTGCTGCTGGAGGACAACAACAGAATCCTAATGGAATGACACCAACAAGTACAAGCACTACGAGTGCTACATCAGGAACAACACCAGCTAATAGCACACCAACGGGAGCTGGTGGTGGTAATGTTACCAACTTGACAACACCACCAATGCATTCACCAGCTCAACCGGGTTCGACGTCCATTACATCCGTTATCACTCAATCAACTGAGagtgaatttaaaattgcaCATCGACAATGGACGTACTGTACACAACTtgcaaaatatatgtatgaagAAG gtCTATTAGATCGTTCagaattcttaaatttaatattagaattgTTAGATCGTATGCGTTCACAACCCTCTGATGATGGTATCCTACGTTTAATTCTACCATTTACATTACAATATGTGGACGAGATCGTTCAATCTGAACTACTATCCAGACGGATTGCATATCTATGTGCTAagaaattaacatatttatgtaataGTATCGCTGAATCAAATCTAACAGCATCATCAGTGACACCTGGTGGTACCAACAACAATACAATATCATCATCTGATCAAAagattgaaaatatgaatacaaaCGATAAAGATGGTAATAGTAAGAAGGATAACATGAACATGATGGTAGCAGCAGGTGTAGCTCCAGGTGCTGGTGTGAATAGTCCTTTACAAGCTACCATTCAGGAGTACTTGAATTGTCCACATCATAAGGATATCATTCTTCAATTGAGTTGTATTTTACAG GTAATAACGCTGGAATGTTCGACGGCGTTAGTCTGGTGTGGTGTTGGTGAAAATCGTTCGAATTCAATATGGCACGGTTCACCATTAGATTGTTTACCAGCACCTCCATCACAACTACCATTACCAAGTAGAATGGCTACTGGGGGTCTACCATCTAGTGGTGCATACACCACCGAACTACGTAGACGTTTACGGCAAGCTGAAGATAATATACGTGAACGATCTAAACGAGCTGAAGGTCGATGGTGTGCTGATAAATGGCAATGCAGTTCATCAg gatTGACCACAACTAGAGTGTTAGCAGCATTGGACGCTTTAGATCGACATCGATTCGATCGTGTCGATACAACAAACTCTTTAGATACTTTGTATGCTAAAATATTTCCAGCACCTACAACTCCTATCAAAGATCCAACATCTGGATCCCCAGGTGCAAACACAACTACAAAcacatcatcatcatcgtcaaatgaaaataaagaatcTCGTAATGAATAT AATGTGAATCAAGATGAACCAATCATACAAATCTTATGTGAATGGGCTGTATCAAATGAACGATGGGGGGAACATCGTGCAATGGCTGTAGCTTGGCTGCTGGACAAGAGACAACAAGATGTATCATCACCAGAACCGGATACAAATGCATCCGATGACAAGGATTCAGTTAGTTCGTTAAATAATCAACCAAGTGGTTTACCAATCTTTCAAAATTTACTCATGAAATTTTTAGATGACGATGCTCCAATTTTAG aagaaaatgGTAGCGCACAGAATCGAGCAATGTTTACCAATCTTGTACATTTATTTGCTGAATTAATTCGTCATGATGTGTTCTCTCATGATGCGTACATGTGTACGTTAATATCGCGTGGTGACCTGCTGTCTACGGGCGCTATGAATGGAAGTGCTGGAATACATCGTCCACCGTCACCTCCACCGAATCCTGGTTTAGATGATGAAATATTTGGACTTGATTTAAAATCGGCTAAATTGGATGTTTCt gaTCATGACGATTCAAAAATCGACGACGATCTGGACAAATTATTACAACATATAAAAGAAGATCAACAAAATTCATTGGATGCTCCAGACAGTCCCAAAGATCCAGATCATCATCACCATCACAGCAACATGATGAGTTCAACGATGAGTTCGATCCCAATGGAAACAGATCATAGCGATTTAAAAATACGTCCATCACGACATCTCCTGTACACCACACATTTCCCACTCACCCAGGATGAAACGTATTCGCAACACGATTGTAATCAACGACACGTATTATTGTACGGTGTGGGTAAAGTACGTGATGAAGCACGTCACACGGTTAAGAAAATGTCGAaggaaatatgtaaattattctcGAAAAAGTTCTCAATTGATGTCGCTGAAGGTGGTAAAGTGAAGAAACATTCAcggaatgaatttaattttgaattggccacacaaaaatgtcaaaatttaagttattttgatCAGCACGTGGTCACGTGGCAATGTAGTTTGAATGTTATCGAAATGTTAAATTCATTTGGATCGGGTAATTCGAATTATTTACCAGTTCAAGAGCATGTTGCATTCTTATTCGATTTAATGGAGTTAGCGTTAAATATTTATGGTTTGATTGATGTGTGTATTAGTATTCTAAAAGAGTTGCCAGAAGTTGAAGCACAACTTCTCTTAAAAGGTTCAACGTTAGCAAGGAATTATACAACTTCGTTAAGTTTATATGTTGTGGGTGTTTTACGACGTTATCATTGTTGTTTGTTGT tGTCCGCTGAACAAACATGGCTGGTGTTCGATGGTTTATGTAAAGTGGTGAAGCATGTTTCAACACCTGGTGATTGTTCGTCAGCTGAACGATGTGTGCTAGCACATCTATATGATTTGTATTCGTCGTGTCATCTCCTCAAACAGAAGCCACACACAGAGTTTGCAAATGCTAATCCAAAGATTCGTATTGCCTTGtattcagctttgcaaccaagCACAACCAATAATTATGTGTACAATGCACATTATATGCAAGAATTCTTTGCAAGTCCACGTCGAG GTAAAATAGAGACAAGTTGGGCACGCCAATTGGCAGAATCACCAAATAAtcgttacagttttgtaataaatgCAATAGTGACCGTCTGTCGTGAACAAGACAATGAACGCTTGAACGACATCTCTGTTCAATGTGCTGAAGTGACAGCTTGTTGTAATTCGTTGTCAGCTGAATGGGTTGGAGCGTTGATGGCACTATGTTACGCGACCAACAACACCATCTATATTGATTTATTGACACAAGTTGATGTTCAAGATTTATCGATACATAATTCTTTAGCTGTTTTTACGTCTATTTTAATTg cTCGACATTGTTTTTCATTGGAAGATTTTGTAAAACATATTGCATTACCGAACTTAGTAAAAGTATCAAAAGAATTCAACGAAGGACGTGGCGGTAGCGATGGTCCAGGTGGTGCAGGTGTTGGTGGTGGTCCTGGTGGTAATGTAGAAGCTGGTGCACGACTCACATGTCACTTGTTATTGcgtttatttaaaactgttgaATGTCCACAACCTGGTCTGTATTCAGTAAGCACCAGTCCACATCCGTTACCAAGTGGTCAAGGTGGTTACTCAATCCGTTTAAGTTGTGATCGACATTTATTAGCTGCTGCacacaataatattaaagtcGGTCCTGTGTTAGCTGTCTTGAAGGCTATTTTAG TGGTTGGTGATGCAACGTCACGTGAACGGAAGTTAGGTAATAAACGTGATGGGAGTGGATCATCAACACACGTAGGATCATCTTCAAACAGTAAAGCACCAACAGCTGTACCTGGTGAACTTAGTATATCACATATATTAGGCACCAGTGATATATTAGGTGGTGGAGATGATGGAATGCTTGATATTAC GATGGTAGAATTGGAGGCTACATCGACTCGCAGTTCACAAAG GCAATCAGTATCCTCGGATGGAACAACATCCTTATCAAAATTTGCTTGGCATGTCTTACGAGAAATCTGCTCACAACAATGGGTTTTGGAACGATGTTTAAGTCAACCAGAAGAATTATTTCAATCGGATTTATTGTTGGATTCAATGTTGACGTCGTCACAAGCACAACGTCTGCTTCATATGATTTGCTATCCAGACATGAGTTCATCTTTAGATGAATTggatcaaaaaagtattatcACTAGGATATTAGAG aatttagaaCAATGGACGTTACGAATGTCTTGGCTGGATTTACAATTAATGTTTAAGCAGTTTAACAACAACACGTCCGAATTAAATCAATGGTTGGATACCGTTGCAAAAGCTGCTATTGATGTCTTCCAATTGAATTCACAAGATTCTATTCATAACGAACGTCTTACAACAAACGCTAACTCCAACGCTAA GTACGATTTTAAAGGTAAATCAGGTTCAATATGGCTGGTAGCACCACTGGTATCAAAACTTCCAAGTGCAGTCCAAGGACGTGTCTTAAAAGTAGCTGGACAAGTAttagaaacaaacaattggcctGCAGGCAAACGATCCTCTGGTTCAAGTTCTTCATCCGATAATAAAGATATGAGTTTACGTGGAGGCAACAGACGTTATCAAAGTACATCGTTGTTAAGTCATCAACCGTTCTTATCACTGGTGCTAACATGTTTGAAGGGTCAAGACGATCAACGTGAAGGCTTGCTTACGTCACTACACTCACaattatcacaatttttaaatttaagtaaagaT GAACGTGTTGGAACGTGTGAAATTGGTAATCGTGAATCGATGTTAGATGCATTACAATTAAGATTCTCATTGGTTGGCGGCATGTTTGATACGGTCCAACGGAGTACGGCTACCACCACTGATTGGGCAGTGCTTCTAGTTCAACTTATTAGTTATGGCGTTatcgatttaaataataattc GGAATTATTTACAACTGTTCTTGACATGCTAGCAACTTTAGTTCATTCAACTTTAGTATCGGACAGTCAATCCGAAAAAGACGAAAGTAAAAAACATTATCAGAACTTacagaagaaattaaaaaaagaattaggaGATCGAAACAGTCCATCGATCCAATATGTACGACAATTGTTACAATTACCAAAGCGAACGTGTGAAGTGATCGCATGCGAACCAGTCGGTTGTCTAACAGACACCAAAGGTAATAAAATCACTGGATTCGATAGCATCGATAAGAAACAAGGTTTACGTGTCTCTGACAAACAACGTGTCAGTCCATGGGATCTACTTGAAGGTCAAAAGAGTCCTGCTCCATTGAGTTGGTCATGGTTTGGTGCGGTACGTTTAGAACGTAAACCGTTATGGTACGAGGACACACATCGTTTGTTAAAGTATCACACGCACAGTTTATTACGACCGCCATCACATTATTTAGATTCGGTACCGTTGCCTCCTGAAGATTTAGAACCAATTCAAGAGAAACCT CTGAAGGACTATGACGATATAAACGCTGACACACCTAGCTCTTTGGATCAATCCCCTGCGGCACTAGGTAAAGTTCGCTGTAAAAATTCGCAGCGCAGATCACGGaaaccaaaacaaatgggtCCATGTGGTGGTCAAGTGGGTCCTGGTGGTGTTGGTCCTGGTGGTGTTAATGTTCCTGGCCAACAAAATCAAATGGGTGGACCGAATGGTGGTGGTCCTGGTGGACAGGGACAACAACTACAAATGGGGCAGAACAATGTGATGCATCCACAACATCCACAAAATATGGGTGGCATGAATATGGGCGGCGTTCAA GCACCGTCCCAACAAGGACAAATGGGCCAAATGGGAGGTTATGGTCCACAAATGGGAAATGTCGGACCTCAACAAAATTTCCAAGGAAATCAAGGTCCACAACAGTGGGGCTATAATCAACAACAACCACAGCAGCCCCAACAAGGATATTATGGACAACAAATGCCTGGAG TTTCAAGATATGAACGTCCGCAAGTGAATCAATCAAAACAAGCTCTAACAAATATGCTACGACAACGGCAtcctttaaatcattttttgggtGGTCAAGCGGGTACTGGTCAAGTACCACCCGGTGCTGGACAGATGCCTGCCGCATATGGTGGAATGCAACGACAATTTCCTCGTCAACAAATGCGTGGACCTCAGCAACAACATCCTGGTGCAAATATGCAACAAAATCAGAATATGTTCCAACAGCAGTATGGAAATATGCAGCAAGGCG CCATGAATCAAAATTATGGCGGCTATGGCAATCAACAAGTGAACACGACGGGCAATAATCAACAAGGACAAATGATGCAAGGTGGGGCGGTTGGAGTGGGACCCCAACAAAATATGATGGGCTCGTTTCCAAATCAACAAGCTGGTTTTGGACCACAAAATGTTGGTAACACGGCTGCCATGATGGGACAACGTACACCCACCCAATCAGATTACTTGAATCAACAGCAACAACGGATGGGCCAACCGAACCGTCCACAATACTTACAAGCACCAAATGTTACAATGAACACGATGGGAGGACCACTAGGCAATAGTCAAGGGGGCCCAGCACCACCATATTCACGTAACGCTGGCGGGGTAGGAGTGGGAGGACAACCAACGGTACAACCTAATCAACAACAGAGTCAACAGCAATTCCAACAG CAAGTAAATCAACAACGAATTCGACAACAAATGATGGCCAtgcaacagcaacaacaacaacaacaacaacagcagcaGCAGCAGCAGCAGCAGcagcagcaacaacaacaacaacaacaatcttCAGTGGTTGGTCAAGGAGTACAAGGTGTTCAAGGTGGTGGTCCACCATCTGCGTTGGTCGCACACTTACAACGATCCATGCAGCAACAAGGTCAACAACATAATCCGTACCATCAACCTCCACAATATCAATAA